The Ipomoea triloba cultivar NCNSP0323 chromosome 14, ASM357664v1 region tcacaataaattttatgcatttttctttttatttatgcttttgtattttttttatttatgttttcatgATTGAATTTAATGTACTTCAAAGTTGAATTTAATgtgattttatttgtttcaattaaatagttaaaattttatttttagtttgaaaatgatgtatgtatttatttataaacttatttggagtaaaaatcaaaatataaaactaaaattataggAAAGTGAATAAAGTATGTAATAAATAATcttgagtgttttttttttttttttttgtcataaaaaaaataataatcttgaGTGTAGAGCCCATAAAATGGTGagacaaaaagaagaaaaatagatTATTATATGGTGACGTGGAAGAGTTGGACCCACAAAATgtaaagaaaagaagagaatGATAGTGAATGTTGTTAGGTATCTCTAGGGGTGGAAATAAGCCAGGCCCGGCTAAGCTTTAGATAATTAGGTCTGGGTCTGCTTTGGAAATTTAAAGCTTGGGCCTAAGCATGGGCTTGTATGTAGGCTTTGTACTAGGTTCAAGCCTGAACCTACGGAAAGCCTGACCTGGCCTGAAAGCCTgtttaaaaatctatataatatataggcctttaaaaaggcttctAAGTAGGTCCTAAAAAGGCTTTTGAGCCTATCTATAGAATAATTACTCCCTCTAGCTTAGGCCCATTTTTTCCCTGACTTTAGGTCTAAAAATATCCCATAACTAATCCAAAATTTAAGATTATAAAAATCAATGagcattacattttttttagtgatgGTGTCAATGCAAATAAATACCAAATAATTAAGGAAAATGAGTGAAGCAATAACTTAACTACATATATGAAGCATATGTCCAGAATGGGGCTAGAATATACTAATTTTGGGCAATTCTAGGCTTCTAACTTAATTGGTCAGACAGTTAGCTCACTAACCACAATGATTCAAGTTTGACTTCCTATATGTGAGAGTTGCTTATTACCTTCTCGGTCTAAACCGGTCACTTGTGGACTACCTAACCGATTTACATTCTTGTATTTCCCTACCAGCTAAATTTACGATGCGAGTTTCATCCAAAAATCAAAATGCATATTCAGATAGCGGTTGTAGACTTTCAtgtaaatcaaagaatattgtaattttatacTACTACATTATATAAACATTAgtttatacatattaatttacCTAATAATGAACCATTTTCTTTCCATTAAGTCATTAACTCAAATATATAGTTACTAGCTTAAATTTAAACCCCATTAtcttaatggtttttttttttttgacatgaaAGTGTGTGTGTCTTAAGGGTAATTAATATCTAACATTGGTGCAGATAGAATGATTAATGAATACaaatggaaaaaacaaaaaagaaaaagataataatacAATTGGGCAAAATGTTGTCCATTTGTCATATGAACATACACAGCGGAAATCCGGGAAGCAAAGGCCGGaattaaatagcataaataCAGTGGAAAAGGATGCAATTGACGTTGGATTACCAGAAAGCTTTAATCTTCGATCCCCACATTGTACGGATCGAAGGCCATCTGTTTTCATTTCCTTATGATCTCCTAATCCCTCCCCCTTTTTTCACAACTTTAATTTTGGTGGAGTGGCAACAACACTTGTATCTGTTTCACACTCCAAATGGCTTCATTCCCATATTTGATTCTTAATAAACTTTTCACTCCATTTATTTGTTTCTTCGAATGTAACCATGTTGTTAGTCCCGAAAATTTTATCGGGTTGATAATTAAAGTTTTGACAACGAGAATGTGGTATTTTCTTACCATTACACGGTTTGACATGTAAGAACGtggtatttattttttgaatcgACATGCAAGAACACGGTGTTTTTGCATCATAAAATGATTTGATACACGAAAATATAGTATTATCCTATATCATGAACTAGCGAATATTATGGGTATCATTGAATTTAATGATAGATGTTAGTCCATCTATGCAGATTTTACCGAGTTGATGCAAGATTATATTTTGACATACGaaaatgtattattttcttaatgtAAAACGGTTTAGTACATAAAAAcgtgatatttattttttaaaattgacatGCGAGAACAGGGTGTTTTCATATCATAAAACTATTTGATACACAAGAatatagctttttttttttttcttatatcaTGAATTAgcaaatattgtatgtatatcGTCGAATTTAATGATGTTAGTCCATTGATAAAGACTTTATCCAGTTGATGATTAAGATTTTGACATAAGAGAACGTGATATTTTCTTACTGTAAAATGGTTTAGTACATGAgaaagtgaaatttatttttttaattgacatGCGAGAACACGGTAGTTTCctatatatcataaaattttatgatattAGTCCATTAATGAAGACTTTATATATATCCCGTTGATGGTTAAGATTTTGACATACGAGATAACGAGAACATGGTATTTTCTTATCGTAAAATGGTCTGGCACATGAAGGCGTGGTATTTGTTTTATCATAAAATGATTTAACCTGCGAGAACGTAATATTCctatcataaaataatttgaattgacATGTGAGACGGTAAGAACACAGTACTTTTCTATCATAAAACGATTTGACACACAATAATATAGTGTTTTCTGATATCATGAACCGCCAAATACATAGTCTCTATATTGGTATTGTGACACAACTAATTAAACTAATTGACTAAcccaaaaagtaaaaattaaaaattaaaaatttgaagttTTGTTTTACAGGCAACTTCATGATGTAATGCAAAGCCCGATTCCtactaacaaaaattaatatattgaattCATCTTATTATAGACACCGGTATATaaacattttgaaaatatatacgTACTTTTATTCAACCACAAACCGTTGGTGGCTAGctactataaatatatacatattatatggGTAGGCGTCCGGTAATACATTCACTTTCATCATTTTTGCCACCGCCCAGCTGCAAGATGGATGACTATACGATGTCAGTAGCATTGAAATTTGTGTCTAAATTAATCGAGCTGCCACAAATGATGACTTACAAACGTACGGTTATgtaacttataaaaaaaaaagtttttaagtaCCGAGAGGTTTGATGTGtgcttaataattttatatacataatattatttttaaagactGTTGgtcaaaaaaattcaaatctaATCGATTAATATCATAGCTAAGCATACTAAAATAAGAGTCCTAAGTATTTGACAAAGTGCTGTAACCGAGAGACTCAATGTATATATGctcataaattttatatacagaCTTACAAAGTGTTATTTTTTCGACAACTAATCAAAGTTCAAGTCTAATCAATTTTCCATGACCATAGTTGGGAATCAAGACATAATAATATAGTAAGAAGTTTCATTAGACACACACATAATAATTATAGACACACATTAAGCAAATATATCTTACAAGTTTGCTAATTGCAACATAAATTAAAACACCATGGGTAAATGATGATATATCTTATACAGTAACCTTCCAATCTTCCTAGTTCTCTACAAGTTTCTAAATATTGAGTCCAATCAATTCTCTTTTGAAGCGGTTCAACCAATATtttgaatcattaaagcatTAATAAGCTTATAAGCATACTAGCCTCGTAAGGGAGTCATTGTTCAATGAGCTGAGGAGTGGATAGGAGTTCGAGACCCCACATTGACATGTTCTGTTTCAAAATTTAGTTTCCTATTGAACCTATGTGCTAGTTAATTTGGGTATCCACTAGACCAATTTGAATGGTGTTTTAAATGTTTTACCCCagcacaaatttcacatttatttgttatttgcgTTAATTTGGAATGTATGAGTGTGGTTCATgttaattaatctatatatagaattaaaattaacatgacctagtctaccatgccacaaattggaaggCTCAAGCAAGTAAACAAAATTAACTTTGCTATTATTCATCACGGTCGTTACATTGAGGTTAAACAACGCATCAAGTACAGAACCTTTTTTTTCCTACAAACATGCCTAACTTTTGTCTAACTCTAAGGCCATCATGAATCCATGCTTGTTCAGCAACAAGCTAGACACCAAATTCTTACACAAGCATGGACAAGCATGGATTCTTACCAAAGGCTTCACTCACTACCATGCCTTCATCACAGATCATGCTAATGATTAATTGAATTTCTTCGATTTGATTCATCGCAATCTTAGAATCCACCATTTTAAAGTTAAGGAattgacaaattttttatttttatttttttttttgcgctaGCATCCTCGTGTTTATACTTGTGGTCGAATACATCCCACAATGTTTTGGCTGTAACATATTTGTTGCATATATCATACAATGCATCGTGCAACCCGTTGAACACATATTTTCAGCAAAGGAAGTTAGAGTGCTTCCAAGCCTCCACGACACTCATGAATTGTACAGTCGTCTCATGTTCCTTCAACTCATGAATCTTCTCGGTCAAGAATCTTACCAAGCCGAGAGTTGCCAGATAGAACAACATCTTTTGTTTCCACCTAATTTTGAAGTTTGATTCGTTGAGCTTCTCTAATTTTTAACCAATCCACTTGGTACCAACAAAAGTACCTGTATCGTAGGGATATACCCTTTGATGCGACCACTGGTTTGCGAACCAAGGTTCACCATGATTTCAAAATGTGCAACATTGTTGCTATTTCCACCATTGTTGTTTTCGTCCCCATTGCTATTCATTAGTAATATGGGGAAAGATATTTTCACAAGGAAAAAAAGGTTTTAAGCTTGTTGGAACATTGTtaaaataattctaaaaaataCAAGCACtaaaataaaagattatgaGTTCAAATTCGAGTCATGTGGCTTtacactttccttaaaaccttatttaatTTGCTACCTCCCTAGGTGTTAGGAGTGTTGTAACTTAGGTTTcctaaaagaaaaacacaagtATAGTTGGTAATGAACGAGAAAAGATGACACGTAATTAAGTTCATCGGAGGGAGAGATTAACATGAGTACTGTCAGCTCCCCTTCATTCCGGATAGGTGTCTTCAATTAGCATATAGTGTAGTTCGCTTGGTCTTCTAATTTTTTCCCTGTATGCTATAAAATTCAAGCTCCTCCTAAAAGAGAATTGTATATGTATCAGTGCAACCCACATCTATCTCTTTTTAACGTGAGACGAAAGCTTCTTCCAAGACTTCACATCTTTATTTTTTCAACTAAAATGGATCTACTGTGAGactcaatttctcattcatccattatccattttgagtgtacaatatatcaTTTCATTTAGAAGAACCCAAATCGATGACTATGACCCATGTCAAATTGGAAGTGGACCAACAAATATTTCtaccacaaaataaccacttaaaatgtcattttatgttaaaattttaacacTTATCACTCCAAGATTCCTTTTGCAAAATCATTCAACCAAAAGACGATCAGACGGactttgtggtccagtggcatcaaactctttcctttatacgggaggtggtgggttcgagcctcaatggtggtgggttcgagcctcagtggaggcggaggcaatactgactcttgtgctttaataggttgagaaagttgttatgaacagatactgcattgtaataaagttagtagtgttcaaaaaaaaaaaaaaagatctaatCCAACCAATGAGCCAAACAAACAAAAGGCAAATATCCTTAATTAAACACTTCTGAATAATGTTTATTTAAGGAAAGAAATGCATTGAATGTTGAAGAAAGagtaattaatgaattttttttaaaaaaataaaaacaaaaaataaaaacaaaaacaaaacaaagcacaAAACGCTCCAGTCGGTGCGTGCACAGTACGTGGCCGTTGTGTTGCAATGCACGTGAGTGCTGTGCGAAAATCATAGATTTTGGTGGGTCCCACAAATGTGATAAAAATCAAGGTTCTTATCCggagaaggttttttttttttttttttcctcacatTCTCTCCTCCACGTAAGCTTGCTATCCTcaaaaactacactaaaaacTATATATAGGGATGCTCTAAGGCTCCATAGCTAGGCTTCTCTTATATTGATGCATTCTTGTTTGTTTTAGTGAAAAAGATCCAGAAAGGTGTCGAGAAgccaaaattcaaaatatatccaAAGTCAAAGAAAGTAAAAATTGAGACCCGATTGAATGTTTTTAGTTCTACCTTCTTCACAACTAAAATTCAaaacgaagaaaaaaaaaaggaaaaatcttttaaaaaataaagataagttgaatttaattttttaaaagtaaaattaattattttaattgtaggTCAATAAATCACTAAGGCAAACATGAGGAATTATACATGTAAAAATCATTAAGGTGCAAACATTGTGCAAGGTTTTACaaaaattcttcaaattacTTACCATGAATTGGCCGAAAAGTGAACGTTTACTCTATATATACTCACAAATGAAGAATCTATTCAATCTAATTCTAAAAAATTCAACTCCAAAGTCTAAAgcaaaatatgtttaattttcaatcTGAGATGATGAATTCAAAAGTTGCCATGATTGACTTCAGATCATCTAACTTAATAGAGATGAAGGTGCGACTCTAGACACAAAATAGAGATGAAGTCGCGTCTCTATGGGTCTAGAGATCAAGTTCGACAATCCCTTCATTGGGGTTTGAACATGTAAATGATTATATAAAATTCTTCAAAATTTAAGTTTTCAAACTAGTTTAATTTGTCTATATTTAATGGTTCTATTAAGCTTGTGTAAAATTAGTCACTTTAAGAACAAGtaagataaaaatatattgtGCCTATAATTGAAAAGAGCAACAAAGATTATATCACTATAATTCAAGGgtcaaattatcatttttttttcctaatgtGTTCTTGAAATTGTCTTATGGCATCTCCAATCAAATGCGGGAAAAAAAGAGTGGATCGGATAAGGGTTTGGAGAGGGAGATTAAATCTCCTGGGCCAGTAGCGTGTACAGGCACGCACTAATGGGCTCTTGCACGTGCCACTTTGATGAACCGTTAAGTCCTTtttaaagtgtgtgtgtgtgtgtgtgtgtgtgtgtatatatatatatatatattatttatcctTAACGGTCAATATGACTATTGAGCAACGTCATATTGATCATTGAGAACGGTCAATAAGCAACGGTCATATTGACCATtgataaggagaaaaaaaaattaaggctCTAATTGAAAGGAGCAATAAAAATTATATCACTATAATTTAAGGgccaaaatatcattttatcctaaatttatTAAACATGTGTTCTCAAAATTGTCTTATTGCGTATTCGATCCGATGTGAAAAAAAGAGTGGAGAAGGATTGGGGGAGGGAGATTAAATCTCCGGGGAGAGTGGCATATGTAGGCACACACCAATGGGTTCATGCACATGCCACTTCAATGAGtcgtaatttcttttttaaagtgtatacatttttttatatctGAAACGGATGGGGGACCCTAGGAGCTCTAATAGGAATTATGCTCCACCACTCTTCTCGCCCAGGTGACATGCGCCAAGTCGTCAAGATAAACCTCCTCCCCAATGATGGGACACACCTCAAGGAGTCTCCTGCCTCCTATCTGACATGCACTGAGTGACGCCAAGCGGTCAGCCACTCTATTATGCTATCTATAGATCACCCTCAATTCAATTCTCCAAGCTCTGCTAAGCCAACCCCGTATTTCACTTATGATGTGCGCCAACGGTCCACGAATCACAGAATTCTCGCGGATCCAAAGGATGACGTTCTTTGCATCCGATTGGATCTCAACGATCAATATGACTGTTGAGCAACGTCATATTGATTGTTGAGAACGGTCATATTGCCcgttgaagaaaaaaaaattcctccTCAACGGTCAATTAACCGTTTGagattctttttttaaaaaaaattaatttctatctccctttttttttgaggaaaaatttcTATCTCCCTATTTACTTACAAAAGATAGTTCATGAATCATGAATGTAGGTTTGTCCAAGCCTTATATATTAGTCAAATTCTCATAGTAACATATGTAGTGGGACTCATAAATGGTTATATAAATTTCTTGAGTTGATACTCAATATAGTCCTCAACTAtggtggttttactcaatttagtcctaaatgactttttgtgctcaattttagtccccgactttgatgattttacccaatttagttcattgttaaaaattctgttagtggacggttagaaatagggtcctaatggtaatttctcatccttaaTCCCATTTAGGatatttattcttcttctccttattaagatccacgcagaaatgtaaatcttcgtacccaaatatttattattctatatttatttatttagggttgaagttgatttggtaCGAAATTTGGTATTTTtgcgtggatcttaataagggaaAGAAGAATGAATCATCCCAAATGAGATGAAGGattagaaattaccattagAACCATATTTCTAACAgtcaactaacagaatttttaacaaaggactaaattgtgtaaaactaTATTAaggtcgaggactaaattgagcacaaaaagttatTTAGGACTAAagtgagtaaaaccactatagtcgaggactatattgggtattaactctaaaattcTTCAAAATTTAAGGTTTCAAATTAGTTTGTCTATATTTAATGGTTCTGTTAAGTTTGTGTAAAATTAGTCACTTTGAgaataaataagataaaaatgtaGTTGGCCTATAATGGGAAGGAGCAACAAACATTATATCACTATAATGAATTATACagacaaaatattatttttttttctaaatttgtttaaaaaattattgggAGTGTGGAGTGTAAGACCCACAAAATGGTGTGAAAGAGAGAAGGATTGGAGAGAAATCCTTtgccttcttctttctttatttctaatagggtgtttggttgggaagaaggaattaaaagggaaaagaaatGCAATTCagtggaaaaaaataaaatgagaatgctaaagaccttgtggtttagtggcactcggtgttcCGATTTACACTCTTACATGGAAgatggagtgggttcgagcttcagtgagTAGGTTGAGAAATAGTAGctatatagtaattttatactttacattatataaaGATATGTTTATACATATTGGTTTACTTAATAATTCatcattttctaaattttatacTACTACATTATATAAAGATAAGTTTATACATATTGATTTACTTAATAATTCATCATTTTCTTTCCATTAACTCAAATATATAGTTACTTAATAATTCATCATTTTCTTTCCATTAACTCAAATATATAGCTAGTTAAATTTAAAACCCATTATCTTAATGGTTTTTTCTTTTGACACAAACGTGTGTGTAAAAGGGTAACTAATATCTTAACATTAAGACATATAGAATGATTAAtgactacaatgtaatagggtcaattatatttaaaaaaaatgattaatgaatacaaatgaaaaaatgaaaaagataataataaaatagggtAAAAGGTTGTCTCACTTGTCTGTTTGTCATTTGAAAACAGCAGAAATCCAGGAACCAAAGGGTGGAAGTATAAATAGCATAAAGACAGTGGAAAAGAGAAGTAAAGGATGCAATATAATTGACGATGGACTAACAGAAAGCTTGCAAAAAATCTTCCCCACATCGTATGGATCGAAGGCCATCTGTTTTCATTTCCTTATCATCATCTCTTAATCCCTCCCTCCTTTTAACCAGaactactttaattttaatttgttggagtGGCAACAACACTTGTCTATGTTTCACACTCCAAATGGCTTCCCACATTTCATTCTTAACAAACTTTTCACTCCTTCATTTATGTGGTTCATCGAATTTAATGATGTTATTCCTTCGAGGAAAACTTTATCCGgttgatatataattaaagCTCTGACAACGCGCGAGAACATGGTATTCTTTTACCATTAAGCGGTTTGGTATGAgaatggtatatatatttttgaattgaaaCGCGAGAGCATGGTGCTTTCATATCATTAACGGTGTTGAGCATGGTGTTTTCATATCATTAACGATGTTAGTCCATTGATGAAGACTACTACTACTTTAGCAAGTCAATGATCAAGATTTAGACATATGAGaacgtgatttttttttttttactgtaaaACGGTTTAGTACATGAGGACGTGCCGACGTGGTATTTATTCTTTTGAATTGACATGCCAAAACAAGGTATTTTCCATTAtccaatttaataatattagccCATCGGTGAAGACTTTATTGAGTTATGATTAAGATTTTGACATATGAGAGTgtgatatatattttcttaccGTAAAACGGTTTGGCACATGAAAAGAACATGATATTTCCTATCATATAAAATGATTTGGCACATGAGAATATAGTGTTTTCCTATATCACGATCTAACAAATACTCTATATTGGTACTAAGATAGCTAAACTGGTTGActaatacaaaaaaattaaaatagttttattGTACTGGCAACTAACTTCATGGTGCAAACATAGTGCATGATTCAATTCTTATCAAAAGGAGAATTTATTATAGACACTAACAAACTCttcaaaagtaaaatatataaactattgAAACACATCTGACAATTTATCTAATGTTCAGGATTGAGCGCAATTATCTAACAAATACAATATGTTGGTTGATTTTGAGTGACAACACACTCCATTGAAGAGCAAGTACATCTCTTCAACCACAAACCGTTGGTGGCTAGCTACCTaagtatatacatattatatatatggattaGACATCCGGCAATACATACATTCACTTCCATACGTAACCATTTTTGCTAGCAGCTGCAAGATGGATGACTATGTGATGTCATTTCCATTGAAATTTGCGATTTAAATTTCAACATTGACTGATCTGAGGATTCTAAGTGGAAAAATATGTGTCACAAATGTACGGTCATGTGACAAAAACAAATGTCTCATGTATTTCGCGAACCGTAGCCGAAAGATTCGAGTTGTGctcataaattttatatacagaGTGTTATTTTTTAAGACAATTaagtaaaattcaaatttagtCGATTTTTGATTGTCATAGGTATATCTGTCAAAATAAAAAGTCTAAAGTATTTGATGAACTGTAACCAAGAGGACCAAGAGGTCAGGCTACGCTCAGTATGTGCTCATAAATTTTATGGTGAAGATAACTAGgtatacaaatattttattatataataagaAGCTAGTTTCATtacatatattgatatatattatattacattattgaTAGATGATGATATGAGTAATTAAGATAACATAAGCAAATTAAATATACCTTACAAGTCTGCTAATTGCAACATAAAACACCATTAATTAGTACTTAATTAAGATAGTAATTAGAACATTTGGCGCGGGGTTTTGGTGCAGAAGCTTCCATAGCCATGGGGGCATGAGCAGTactgagaagaagaagaagcagacACAAAGTCCATAAAATCCATATCCATtgcggcggcggtggcggcggaGGAACACCAGCGGTTCATCGTCCCGGCGGGTGGGGCTCCACGGTGAGAACCGGCGGCGCCGGAGTTTGTGTTGTTAGCGGCGGCGGGGGCTAGTGGAGTTGAGTTGATGATTTGATCAGCACCGCCCATTTCGTACAAGTTAGGATCGGACGCTAGATAGGTGCTCCAGCTGTCCTCCTCCGTCGCCACGCTGTCTTCATTAGTCCTCCGCTCAACCGCCGCGAATTCCGCGCTGCTTTTATTGCTCCGGGACCCATTGTTCGCCGCCGTCGACGACGACGACGAGGAGTTGCCGAACAGTTTCTGCATGAAGTTCATCTCCTCGTCGTACGTCTCCGTCAAAATCGACGGCGAATCGCGGTTATCTTGCTCCTCCGCCGGCGCCGGAGAACCGCCATTGTTAACCTGCTGTTGGATTGAAGGGTGCTCTGCAACGAGCGTTCCGGGCGGGCCGAGGGTGAGGCCACTGAAGTACTTATACTTTATATAGTTCTGAAGAACCACCGATTTTCTCCTCCCGCCGGCGCCGGAGCTGCTCCCGGCGTCCTGCAACGACGACTTCAGTCTCCGCTTGGAGAACTGGCGTCTCTTGGTGGCGTTCCAGTGGTTCTTGATCGAGTTTTCCGACCGGCCGGGAATCTGTTTCGCGATCTCCGACCACCGGTTTCCCAGTTGCTCATGCACTTCCACCAACAGCCTCTCTTCTTCCTCACTCCACGATTCCTTCTGCAAAAAATCGTTAACCCAAAGAATCCGGCGAAAAAGTAAAACACCCAACggtgtaaaaataaaaagcagatacatttaattaaacatttaagaATAATGTTTATTTAAGGAAATAATTGCATTGAATGTTGTATAAATTAGagtaattaatgaaaaaaaaaaattaatgaatggATTTCTGAAATCTCAATTTTTAGGAGTGATTGATGAAATATTTAGGAAATTCATCAGATTAAGGCGTGTGTTTCTGAAGCCAAATGATAAAtggataaataa contains the following coding sequences:
- the LOC116004092 gene encoding transcription factor MYB64-like; this encodes MNDGGGGGGSGGYRPFAVNFQNPILPPFPPVIVPQRNDHQEISPFPKSFGSSSSSFHGGASSSNGLLPPDAAAASWLSHLPNLNNFGSRGGFPHGLVPAPAPASWVHHNPENAYPQETRREKEHERRPSNGVVFIKGQWTEEEDGLLIRLVNQYGDRRWSVIATKIVGRAGKQCRERWHNHLRPDIKKESWSEEEERLLVEVHEQLGNRWSEIAKQIPGRSENSIKNHWNATKRRQFSKRRLKSSLQDAGSSSGAGGRRKSVVLQNYIKYKYFSGLTLGPPGTLVAEHPSIQQQVNNGGSPAPAEEQDNRDSPSILTETYDEEMNFMQKLFGNSSSSSSTAANNGSRSNKSSAEFAAVERRTNEDSVATEEDSWSTYLASDPNLYEMGGADQIINSTPLAPAAANNTNSGAAGSHRGAPPAGTMNRWCSSAATAAAMDMDFMDFVSASSSSQYCSCPHGYGSFCTKTPRQMF